A window of Cellulomonas fimi contains these coding sequences:
- a CDS encoding beta-galactosidase yields MSARWPTDGLAFGGDYNPEQWPEAVWHEDVALMREAGVNLVSVGIFSWGELEPEEGVYRFEWLDRVLDLLHENGIGVDLATPSAAPPVWLHLKHPEMLPVDADGLRYTQGSRESWCPSSPVLREHALRIARVLAERYGQHPAVRMWHVSNELACHNGRCYCDVSAAAFRDWLRTRYSDDVDALNAAWGTAFWGQRYASFDQVLPPRRTTTIPNPGQRLDFERFSSDAFVDHLAAEAAVLREVTPHLPVTTNYMVMGEFHQLDYAATTPLVDLVSNDHYLWAADPDGWAELAFSADRVRGLAGGEPWLVMEHSTSAVNWQPRNLAKNPGQLLRNSLQHVARGADGALFFQWRQSRAGAEKYHSGMVPHAGRDSALFRDVVDLGATLGRLAEVRGSVVEKARVALLWDTQAWWASELEAHPTVDVRYLDQARRLHRALLDAAVPVDVLPATTAAQNGLDGYDVVLVPTLYLAPDGLSERLEAVAARGGQVVVTYFSGIVDEHDRVLLGGYPGAFRDLLGVRGEEFAPLAEGAHVTLDDGSVGEVWSERMTVPDATVVASFADGPSAGFPAITRRDVGDGAAWYVATRLDPASTSALLDRVLGAAGVEPLVRDLPAGVEVVRRVGADAAWLFAINHTDADVRVDAPGKDLVAGGERTAGAIVPARGAVVLRQAR; encoded by the coding sequence ATGAGCGCGCGCTGGCCCACCGACGGCCTCGCGTTCGGCGGCGACTACAACCCGGAGCAGTGGCCCGAGGCGGTCTGGCACGAGGACGTCGCGCTCATGCGCGAGGCGGGGGTCAACCTCGTGTCCGTCGGGATCTTCTCCTGGGGCGAGCTCGAGCCCGAGGAGGGGGTCTACCGGTTCGAGTGGCTGGACCGCGTGCTCGACCTGCTGCACGAGAACGGCATCGGGGTCGACCTCGCGACGCCCAGCGCGGCACCGCCGGTGTGGCTCCATCTGAAGCACCCGGAGATGCTGCCGGTCGACGCGGACGGCCTGCGCTACACGCAGGGGAGCCGCGAGTCGTGGTGCCCGAGCAGCCCGGTGCTGCGCGAGCACGCGCTGCGGATCGCGCGCGTGCTGGCCGAGCGGTACGGGCAGCACCCCGCGGTGCGGATGTGGCACGTGTCGAACGAGCTCGCGTGCCACAACGGGCGCTGCTACTGCGACGTGTCCGCGGCCGCGTTCCGCGACTGGCTGCGCACGCGCTACTCCGACGACGTCGACGCGCTCAACGCGGCGTGGGGCACGGCGTTCTGGGGTCAGCGGTACGCGTCGTTCGACCAGGTGCTCCCGCCGCGGCGCACGACGACGATCCCGAACCCGGGGCAGCGGCTCGACTTCGAGCGGTTCTCGTCCGACGCGTTCGTCGACCACCTCGCCGCGGAGGCCGCCGTCCTGCGCGAGGTCACGCCGCACCTGCCGGTCACGACCAACTACATGGTGATGGGCGAGTTCCACCAGCTCGACTACGCGGCCACGACACCGCTGGTCGACCTGGTCTCGAACGACCACTACCTGTGGGCGGCCGACCCGGACGGCTGGGCGGAGCTCGCGTTCAGCGCCGACCGCGTGCGCGGGCTCGCCGGGGGTGAGCCGTGGCTCGTCATGGAGCACTCGACGAGCGCGGTGAACTGGCAGCCCCGCAACCTCGCGAAGAACCCCGGCCAGCTGCTGCGGAACTCGTTGCAGCACGTCGCACGCGGCGCCGACGGCGCGCTGTTCTTCCAGTGGCGGCAGTCCCGCGCAGGCGCCGAGAAGTACCACTCCGGGATGGTGCCGCACGCCGGCCGCGACTCGGCGCTGTTCCGCGACGTCGTCGACCTGGGCGCCACGCTCGGCCGGCTCGCGGAGGTGCGGGGGAGCGTCGTCGAGAAGGCGCGCGTCGCCCTGCTGTGGGACACGCAGGCGTGGTGGGCGTCCGAGCTGGAGGCGCACCCGACCGTCGACGTCCGCTACCTCGACCAGGCGCGGCGCCTGCACCGCGCGCTGCTCGACGCGGCCGTCCCCGTCGACGTCCTGCCCGCGACGACGGCTGCCCAGAACGGGCTCGACGGGTACGACGTCGTCCTCGTGCCGACGCTCTACCTGGCGCCGGACGGGCTGTCGGAGCGGCTGGAGGCGGTCGCTGCCCGCGGCGGCCAGGTCGTCGTGACCTACTTCTCGGGCATCGTCGACGAGCACGACCGCGTGCTGCTCGGCGGCTACCCGGGCGCGTTCCGGGACCTCCTGGGCGTGCGCGGCGAGGAGTTCGCACCGCTCGCGGAGGGGGCGCACGTCACGCTCGACGACGGGTCCGTCGGCGAGGTGTGGTCCGAGCGCATGACCGTGCCCGACGCGACGGTCGTGGCGTCGTTCGCCGACGGGCCGTCGGCCGGGTTCCCGGCGATCACGCGGCGCGACGTGGGCGACGGCGCCGCCTGGTACGTCGCGACCCGCCTCGACCCGGCGTCGACGTCGGCGCTGCTCGACAGGGTGCTCGGCGCCGCAGGTGTCGAGCCGCTGGTCCGCGACCTGCCCGCGGGTGTCGAGGTGGTCCGGCGCGTCGGCGCCGACGCGGCGTGGCTGTTCGCGATCAACCACACCGACGCCGACGTGCGTGTCGACGCGCCAGGGAAGGACCTCGTGGCGGGCGGCGAACGGACGGCGGGCGCGATCGTGCCGGCGCGCGGCGCGGTCGTCCTGCGGCAGGCGCGGTGA
- a CDS encoding ABC transporter substrate-binding protein yields the protein MASTTFHKRAITAGLAALVLGLSACAGGDGDSGGDETAGGDGGGDLISVGFAQVGAESGWRTANTTSIKDALTKEEGFDLKFSDAQQKQENQIQAIRSYIAQGVDYIAFSPVVESGWDAVLEEAKTANIPVILTDRAVDTEDESLYVTFIGSDFVEEGRRIGKYVSDTLATEPIKVVELQGTTGSAPAIDRKTGFEEATADNPNVEIIASQTGNFTRAEGKTVMEGFLQAYPDIDVVYAHNDDMGLGAIEAIEAAGKVPGQDIKVVTIDGVKDGMTALAEGKITYIVECNPLLGPDLAEIIKTLDSGGTVEKRIVTKDEEFDQEGAKAVLADRKY from the coding sequence ATGGCCAGCACGACGTTCCACAAGCGCGCGATCACGGCCGGGCTCGCCGCCCTGGTGCTCGGCCTGTCGGCCTGCGCCGGCGGCGACGGTGACAGCGGCGGCGACGAGACCGCAGGCGGCGACGGTGGGGGCGACCTCATCTCCGTCGGCTTCGCCCAGGTCGGTGCCGAGTCCGGGTGGCGCACCGCCAACACGACGTCCATCAAGGACGCGCTGACGAAGGAGGAGGGCTTCGACCTCAAGTTCTCCGACGCCCAGCAGAAGCAGGAGAACCAGATCCAGGCGATCCGCTCCTACATCGCGCAGGGTGTCGACTACATCGCGTTCTCGCCCGTCGTCGAGTCCGGCTGGGACGCCGTGCTCGAGGAGGCCAAGACCGCGAACATCCCCGTGATCCTCACGGACCGCGCCGTCGACACCGAGGACGAGTCGCTCTACGTGACGTTCATCGGGTCCGACTTCGTCGAGGAGGGGCGCCGGATCGGCAAGTACGTGTCCGACACCCTCGCGACCGAGCCGATCAAGGTCGTCGAGCTCCAGGGCACGACGGGCTCGGCGCCGGCGATCGACCGCAAGACCGGCTTCGAGGAGGCCACGGCGGACAACCCGAACGTCGAGATCATCGCCTCGCAGACCGGCAACTTCACGCGCGCCGAGGGCAAGACGGTCATGGAGGGCTTCCTCCAGGCGTACCCGGACATCGACGTCGTCTACGCGCACAACGACGACATGGGCCTCGGGGCGATCGAGGCGATCGAGGCCGCGGGCAAGGTCCCGGGCCAGGACATCAAGGTCGTGACGATCGACGGCGTCAAGGACGGCATGACGGCGCTCGCCGAGGGCAAGATCACGTACATCGTCGAGTGCAACCCGCTGCTCGGCCCCGACCTCGCCGAGATCATCAAGACGCTCGACTCGGGCGGCACGGTCGAGAAGCGCATCGTCACGAAGGACGAGGAGTTCGACCAGGAGGGCGCCAAGGCGGTGCTGGCCGACCGCAAGTACTGA
- a CDS encoding sugar ABC transporter ATP-binding protein produces MTDTQTATATATLDAPRPVVTMTGISIGFPGVKALDGVDFRLFPGEVHALMGENGAGKSTLIKALTGVYQVDAGTVLVDGEPVTFTGPAQAQAAGISTVYQEVNLCENLSVAENIMLGHEVRRFGVVDWPATRREARKHLATLNLDVDPRSQLSSHSLAVQQLVAISRAMVVDARVLILDEPTSSLDADEVARLFDVVRALRDRGVAILFVSHFLEQVYALSDRMTVLRNGTLVGEYRTADLPRVELVQKMIGRSLEVLERLEESPKPVIAARDDTRPYLQAIGLGRKGSIEPFDLDVYAGEVVGLAGLLGSGRTELARLLYGADHADRGELRVEDRPARLRTPRAALARKIVYSSESRKTEGIIADLTVRENIVLGIQAQRGWVRRVPKKKADEVVDRYVEALGIRPANPDALAGNLSGGNQQKVLLARWLATQPRLLLLDEPTRGIDVGAKAEIQRLVADLASQGMAVVFISAELEEVLRLSHRIAVLRDRRKVAELVNTDDVTTDDVVDLIASGSATEPPDDGPPETSTEDVQLFTKGDRA; encoded by the coding sequence ATGACCGACACCCAGACGGCGACCGCCACCGCGACGCTCGACGCGCCGCGCCCGGTCGTGACGATGACAGGGATCTCCATCGGCTTCCCGGGCGTCAAGGCGCTCGACGGCGTGGACTTCCGGCTGTTCCCCGGCGAGGTGCACGCCCTCATGGGCGAGAACGGCGCCGGCAAGTCCACGCTCATCAAGGCGCTCACCGGCGTGTACCAGGTCGACGCGGGCACCGTCCTCGTCGACGGCGAGCCGGTGACGTTCACCGGGCCGGCGCAGGCGCAGGCCGCGGGCATCAGCACCGTGTACCAAGAGGTGAACCTCTGCGAGAACCTCTCGGTCGCGGAGAACATCATGCTCGGCCACGAGGTCCGCCGGTTCGGCGTCGTCGACTGGCCCGCGACGCGCCGCGAGGCGCGCAAGCACCTCGCCACGCTCAACCTCGACGTCGACCCGCGCTCGCAGCTCTCGTCCCACTCGCTCGCGGTGCAGCAGCTCGTCGCGATCTCGCGGGCGATGGTCGTCGACGCGCGCGTCCTCATCCTCGACGAGCCGACGTCGAGCCTCGACGCCGACGAGGTCGCCCGGCTGTTCGACGTCGTGCGCGCGCTGCGCGACCGCGGCGTCGCGATCCTGTTCGTCTCGCACTTCCTCGAGCAGGTGTACGCGCTGTCCGACCGCATGACGGTCCTGCGCAACGGCACGCTCGTCGGGGAGTACCGCACGGCCGACCTGCCGCGCGTCGAGCTCGTGCAGAAGATGATCGGCCGGTCGCTCGAGGTGCTCGAGCGGCTCGAGGAGTCGCCCAAGCCCGTGATCGCGGCGCGTGACGACACCCGCCCGTACCTCCAGGCGATCGGCCTGGGCCGCAAGGGGTCGATCGAGCCGTTCGACCTCGACGTGTACGCGGGCGAGGTCGTCGGCCTCGCGGGGCTGCTCGGGTCCGGCCGCACCGAGCTCGCGCGGCTGCTGTACGGCGCCGACCACGCCGACCGCGGCGAGCTGCGCGTCGAGGACCGCCCCGCCCGGCTGCGCACCCCGCGCGCGGCGCTCGCCCGCAAGATCGTCTACTCGTCCGAGAGCCGCAAGACCGAGGGGATCATCGCCGACCTCACGGTGCGCGAGAACATCGTCCTCGGCATCCAGGCCCAGCGCGGCTGGGTCCGGCGCGTGCCCAAGAAGAAGGCCGACGAGGTCGTCGACCGGTACGTCGAGGCGCTCGGCATCCGGCCCGCCAACCCGGACGCGCTCGCGGGCAACCTGTCCGGCGGCAACCAGCAGAAGGTGCTGCTGGCCCGGTGGCTCGCCACGCAGCCGAGGCTCCTGCTGCTCGACGAGCCGACGCGCGGCATCGACGTCGGCGCGAAGGCTGAGATCCAGCGGCTCGTCGCCGACCTCGCGTCCCAGGGCATGGCGGTCGTGTTCATCTCCGCCGAGCTCGAGGAGGTGCTGCGCCTGTCGCACCGGATCGCGGTCCTGCGCGACCGGCGCAAGGTCGCCGAGCTCGTCAACACCGACGACGTCACGACCGACGACGTCGTCGACCTCATCGCGAGCGGCAGCGCCACCGAGCCGCCCGACGACGGCCCCCCGGAGACGAGCACCGAGGACGTCCAGCTCTTCACGAAGGGGGACCGCGCATGA
- a CDS encoding ABC transporter permease yields MSVVQSVVRHRLFWPIVALVVLVVASTLKSPTFLDITVRDGHLFGGPVDILRRSSVLLLVALGMTLVIATRGIDLSVGAVMAIAGAVALTQIAASPDPGSVATVAAAIGTALVIALLIGLFNGFLVAVVGIQPIIATLVLMTAGRGIAMLITGGNITTVTSQPYKTLASGYWLSLPVAAIIAGVVFAATALVTRRTALGVLIESVGINPSASRLAGVRARTIIWTVYVVCALFACLAGFIRSADTMAADANNIGLFIELDAILAVVIGGTSLAGGKFSLTGTLVGTLVITTLTLSITILGIPANAVSLFKALVVIAVCLLQSPVVQHRMRARRRRTASVPVEVPA; encoded by the coding sequence ATGAGCGTCGTGCAGTCCGTCGTGCGGCACCGGCTGTTCTGGCCGATCGTCGCGCTCGTCGTCCTGGTCGTCGCGAGCACGCTCAAGTCGCCGACGTTCCTCGACATCACCGTCCGCGACGGTCACCTCTTCGGGGGGCCCGTCGACATCCTGCGCCGCAGCAGCGTCCTGCTGCTCGTCGCGCTGGGCATGACGCTCGTGATCGCGACGCGGGGCATCGACCTGTCCGTCGGCGCGGTCATGGCGATCGCGGGGGCCGTCGCGCTCACGCAGATCGCGGCGTCGCCCGACCCCGGCTCGGTCGCGACGGTGGCCGCCGCGATCGGCACGGCGCTCGTGATCGCGCTGCTCATCGGCCTGTTCAACGGGTTCCTGGTGGCCGTGGTGGGCATCCAACCGATCATCGCGACGCTCGTGCTCATGACGGCCGGCCGCGGCATCGCGATGCTCATCACGGGCGGCAACATCACGACGGTCACGAGCCAGCCGTACAAGACGCTCGCGTCGGGCTACTGGCTCTCGCTGCCCGTCGCGGCGATCATCGCGGGCGTCGTCTTCGCGGCGACCGCCCTCGTCACGCGCCGCACGGCGCTCGGCGTGCTCATCGAGTCGGTCGGCATCAACCCGTCGGCCTCGCGGCTCGCGGGCGTGCGCGCCCGGACGATCATCTGGACGGTCTACGTCGTCTGCGCGCTGTTCGCGTGCCTGGCCGGGTTCATCCGGTCCGCCGACACGATGGCCGCCGACGCGAACAACATCGGCCTGTTCATCGAGCTCGACGCGATCCTCGCGGTGGTCATCGGCGGCACGTCGCTCGCGGGCGGGAAGTTCTCGCTCACGGGCACGCTCGTCGGGACGCTCGTCATCACGACGCTCACCCTGTCCATCACCATCCTCGGCATCCCGGCCAACGCGGTGTCGCTGTTCAAGGCCCTCGTCGTCATCGCGGTCTGCCTGCTGCAGTCCCCGGTCGTGCAGCACCGGATGCGTGCCCGCCGACGTCGTACGGCCTCCGTCCCGGTGGAGGTGCCGGCGTGA
- the yjfF gene encoding galactofuranose ABC transporter, permease protein YjfF, which translates to MSTDQLTRRLRGRTTDPGEAPTTRRWRLDDRYLPVIGTVVVLVVMLVVAGSRYDNFLTGRVMANLLINNSFLVVLAVGMTFVILTGGIDLSVGAVVALSSIVAAWMLTNGWDAVVAIPAAILTGTLIGLAVGVMVHVFEIQPFIATLAAMFLARGLCYLVAPESIPIADPTIVALARTRWGPEDGFVLTPSGLIALVVVAVAFVLLHYTRFGRTVYAIGGGEQSARLMGLPVARTKVLVYVISGTCAGLGGLLFAIFSRSGYALTGVGMELDAIAAVVIGGTLLTGGSGFVLGSVLGVLVLGLIQTAITFEGTLSSWWTKIVIGGLLLVFVVLQRLLALRRT; encoded by the coding sequence ATGTCCACCGACCAGCTCACCCGCCGTCTCCGCGGCCGCACGACCGACCCGGGCGAGGCGCCCACGACCCGGCGCTGGCGGCTCGACGACCGGTACCTGCCGGTCATCGGCACCGTCGTCGTGCTCGTCGTCATGCTCGTCGTCGCGGGCTCGCGCTACGACAACTTCCTCACCGGGCGGGTCATGGCGAACCTGCTCATCAACAACTCGTTCCTGGTCGTCCTCGCGGTCGGCATGACGTTCGTCATCCTCACGGGCGGCATCGACCTGTCCGTCGGGGCGGTCGTCGCGCTGTCGAGCATCGTCGCCGCCTGGATGCTCACCAACGGCTGGGACGCGGTGGTCGCGATCCCCGCGGCGATCCTCACGGGCACGCTCATCGGGCTCGCGGTCGGCGTCATGGTGCACGTGTTCGAGATCCAACCCTTCATCGCGACGCTCGCCGCGATGTTCCTCGCGCGCGGCCTGTGCTACCTCGTCGCGCCCGAGTCGATCCCGATCGCGGACCCGACGATCGTCGCGCTCGCCCGCACGCGCTGGGGCCCCGAGGACGGCTTCGTCCTCACGCCGTCCGGGCTCATCGCGCTGGTCGTCGTGGCGGTCGCGTTCGTGCTGCTGCACTACACGCGGTTCGGTCGCACGGTGTACGCGATCGGCGGCGGCGAGCAGTCGGCGCGGCTCATGGGTCTGCCCGTCGCGCGCACCAAGGTGCTCGTCTACGTCATCAGCGGCACGTGCGCGGGTCTCGGCGGGCTGCTGTTCGCGATCTTCTCCCGGTCCGGCTACGCGCTCACGGGCGTCGGGATGGAGCTCGACGCGATCGCGGCGGTCGTCATCGGCGGCACGCTGCTCACCGGCGGGTCGGGCTTCGTGCTCGGGTCCGTGCTGGGCGTGCTCGTGCTCGGGCTCATCCAGACGGCCATCACCTTCGAGGGCACGCTCTCGTCGTGGTGGACGAAGATCGTCATCGGCGGGCTGCTGCTCGTCTTCGTCGTCCTCCAGCGCCTGCTCGCGCTGCGGCGCACCTGA
- a CDS encoding fructosamine kinase family protein translates to MPGTDLIAQRLVSAGYDDVTDVTLLDGGLIAVAGLAQRTSGTPVFAKTLETAGGDGMFDAEAEGLRVLRERGGLRTPDVLHAGADLLVLEALAPRVDTPDLWERLAHAVAHLHTSTTGDRFGWHRDNFLGRMRQDNTWEDDGFEFFARRRLLRWLPEPRVQAAFDEQDRRALELLCDRLPELLPPAPPCLTHGDLWSANVIATPDGAPALIDPAVSMTWAEVDVAMLWSEPRPPESDRFFDVYAEVVGLDAGWKDRMPLLFLRQELALVAMFDHDWGAAERVRALLAPYRRRLPSRVAPAPADAPAAP, encoded by the coding sequence ATGCCCGGGACCGACCTCATCGCCCAGCGCCTCGTGAGCGCGGGCTACGACGACGTCACCGACGTCACCCTGCTCGACGGCGGGCTGATCGCCGTCGCCGGTCTCGCGCAGCGCACGTCGGGGACTCCCGTGTTCGCCAAGACGCTCGAGACCGCGGGCGGCGACGGCATGTTCGACGCCGAGGCGGAGGGCCTGCGCGTCCTGCGCGAGCGCGGCGGGCTGCGGACGCCGGACGTCCTGCACGCCGGCGCGGACCTGCTGGTCCTCGAGGCCCTCGCGCCGCGCGTCGACACGCCCGACCTCTGGGAGCGGCTCGCGCACGCGGTCGCCCACCTGCACACGTCCACGACGGGCGACCGGTTCGGCTGGCACCGCGACAACTTCCTCGGCCGCATGCGGCAGGACAACACGTGGGAGGACGACGGGTTCGAGTTCTTCGCCCGACGACGCCTCCTTCGGTGGCTGCCCGAGCCGCGCGTGCAGGCCGCGTTCGACGAGCAGGACCGCCGCGCGCTCGAGCTCCTGTGCGACCGCCTTCCCGAGCTGCTGCCGCCCGCGCCGCCGTGCCTGACCCACGGCGACCTCTGGTCGGCCAACGTCATCGCGACGCCCGACGGCGCGCCCGCGCTGATCGACCCCGCGGTGTCGATGACCTGGGCCGAGGTCGACGTCGCGATGCTGTGGAGCGAGCCCCGCCCGCCGGAGTCCGACCGGTTCTTCGACGTCTACGCCGAGGTCGTCGGCCTCGACGCCGGCTGGAAGGACCGCATGCCGCTGCTGTTCCTGCGGCAGGAGCTCGCGCTGGTCGCGATGTTCGACCACGACTGGGGCGCCGCCGAGCGCGTCCGTGCGCTCCTCGCCCCGTACCGCCGCCGCCTGCCGTCCCGCGTCGCGCCCGCCCCGGCCGACGCGCCCGCCGCCCCCTGA
- a CDS encoding class I SAM-dependent methyltransferase — MPPVSYVLFPGRHHLVTRFQVDYLRSLLSGDEVDDAGRPIDVAPDAEVVWAVTSATHTGTRRNPLPAHRRESLVERVSVAADLPSVVAPVADVPPSDRFATTVLASVELSTSRRLTPQDTVVACSTPEVAALYASAGFRIAPVEAGATPAPPRPWDVLELLVAGDASWRDLAHAQTVAFYDRYRLVDQIRLVHTDPTVGSEGDLTETRDYRTYTAAFDDASDRKWAQVAPHVVPGRVVDLGCAAGGLLERAARDPRLVESDLYGVDVSRHLVAEAEHRKAQGVFANPNVFFAQRNLLRSSVFPEASVNTTTTIALTHEIASYGDGVADLRLLAERIFRHTAPGGVWINSDVLGPDDGDRLVDLVLDGPVRPDRAVAADLSGLARTQVHDHVEALTPAERFVQFAHDFPALSGADLAVKSTDLSGPRATVTLPLRGAMEFLTTRDYVDSWLSECHERFCDMAWSDWVDLLTDVGFEVAVGSAPWTNDWLVENRLSVGAALRDPATGDPVPWPVTHLLMVARKPR, encoded by the coding sequence ATGCCCCCGGTCTCGTACGTCCTGTTCCCCGGACGCCACCACCTCGTCACGCGCTTCCAGGTCGACTACCTGCGCTCGCTCCTGTCCGGCGACGAGGTCGACGACGCGGGCCGCCCGATCGACGTGGCGCCGGACGCCGAGGTCGTGTGGGCCGTGACCTCGGCGACGCACACCGGCACGCGTCGCAACCCGCTGCCCGCGCACCGCCGCGAGTCCCTCGTCGAGCGCGTGAGCGTCGCCGCCGACCTGCCCTCGGTCGTCGCCCCGGTGGCGGACGTCCCGCCCTCGGACCGCTTCGCCACGACGGTCCTCGCGTCGGTCGAGCTCAGCACGTCCCGCCGCCTCACGCCGCAGGACACCGTGGTCGCGTGCTCGACGCCCGAGGTCGCCGCGCTGTACGCGAGCGCGGGATTCCGGATCGCCCCGGTCGAGGCCGGTGCCACGCCCGCGCCGCCGCGGCCCTGGGACGTGCTCGAGCTCCTCGTCGCGGGCGACGCGTCGTGGCGCGACCTCGCGCACGCGCAGACCGTCGCGTTCTACGACCGCTACCGGCTCGTCGACCAGATCCGCCTGGTGCACACCGACCCGACGGTCGGCTCCGAGGGGGACCTGACCGAGACGCGCGACTACCGGACGTACACCGCGGCGTTCGACGACGCGTCCGACCGCAAGTGGGCGCAGGTCGCGCCGCACGTCGTGCCCGGCCGGGTCGTCGACCTCGGCTGCGCCGCCGGCGGCCTGCTGGAGCGCGCCGCCCGCGACCCCCGCCTCGTCGAGTCCGACCTGTACGGCGTCGACGTGTCCCGCCACCTCGTCGCGGAGGCGGAGCATCGCAAGGCGCAGGGCGTGTTCGCGAACCCCAACGTGTTCTTCGCGCAGCGCAACCTGCTGCGCTCGTCCGTGTTCCCGGAGGCGTCGGTCAACACCACGACGACGATCGCGCTCACGCACGAGATCGCGTCGTACGGCGACGGCGTCGCCGACCTGCGGCTTCTCGCCGAGCGGATCTTCCGGCACACCGCTCCGGGCGGCGTGTGGATCAACAGCGACGTGCTCGGCCCGGACGACGGCGACCGGCTCGTCGACCTGGTGCTCGACGGCCCCGTGCGCCCCGACCGTGCCGTCGCCGCGGACCTGTCCGGGCTGGCGCGCACGCAGGTGCACGACCACGTCGAGGCGCTCACGCCCGCGGAGCGCTTCGTGCAGTTCGCGCACGACTTCCCGGCCCTGTCGGGTGCCGACCTCGCGGTGAAGTCGACCGACCTGAGCGGCCCGCGGGCCACGGTCACGCTTCCCCTGCGCGGGGCGATGGAGTTCCTCACGACGCGCGACTACGTCGACTCCTGGCTGTCGGAGTGCCACGAGCGGTTCTGCGACATGGCGTGGTCCGACTGGGTCGACCTGCTCACCGACGTCGGCTTCGAGGTCGCCGTCGGCTCCGCGCCGTGGACCAACGACTGGCTCGTCGAGAACCGCCTGTCCGTGGGGGCGGCGCTGCGTGACCCGGCGACGGGCGACCCGGTCCCGTGGCCGGTCACGCACCTCCTGATGGTCGCCCGCAAGCCCCGCTGA
- a CDS encoding potassium channel family protein: protein MAEKLRDTSTTTRNAPRTPKKDAGVLVIGLGRFGSAIAATLDRLGQDVLAVERDPELVAQWAGRVALVEADATNPEALEQLGAREFPVAVVGVGSYIEASVLIAGNLVDMGIPQIWAKAISAEHARILQRIGAHHVILPEADAGSRVAHLVSGKLLDYIEVEDGFTVVKMRPPKETQGFTLAQSNIRERYGVTVIGVKSPGIDFVYATPETRISQNDIIIVSGHAELLERFAARP from the coding sequence TTGGCTGAGAAGCTGCGCGACACGTCGACCACCACGCGCAACGCGCCCCGCACCCCCAAGAAGGACGCGGGCGTGCTCGTCATCGGGCTCGGCCGGTTCGGGTCCGCGATCGCCGCGACCCTCGACCGGCTCGGGCAGGACGTGCTCGCCGTCGAGAGGGACCCCGAGCTCGTCGCCCAGTGGGCCGGCCGCGTCGCGCTCGTCGAGGCCGACGCGACCAACCCCGAGGCGCTCGAGCAGCTCGGCGCGCGCGAGTTCCCCGTCGCGGTCGTCGGCGTCGGGTCCTACATCGAGGCGTCCGTGCTCATCGCCGGGAACCTCGTCGACATGGGGATCCCGCAGATCTGGGCCAAGGCGATCTCCGCCGAGCACGCGCGCATCCTCCAGCGCATCGGCGCGCACCACGTGATCCTCCCCGAGGCCGACGCCGGGTCGCGTGTCGCGCACCTCGTGTCCGGGAAGCTGCTCGACTACATCGAGGTCGAGGACGGGTTCACGGTCGTGAAGATGCGCCCGCCGAAGGAGACGCAGGGGTTCACGCTCGCGCAGTCGAACATCCGCGAGCGCTACGGCGTCACCGTCATCGGCGTGAAGAGCCCCGGCATCGACTTCGTCTACGCGACGCCCGAGACCCGCATCTCGCAGAACGACATCATCATCGTGTCGGGCCACGCCGAGCTCCTGGAGCGCTTCGCGGCCCGCCCCTAG